One Anopheles marshallii chromosome 3, idAnoMarsDA_429_01, whole genome shotgun sequence genomic region harbors:
- the LOC128714082 gene encoding histone-lysine N-methyltransferase 2D: MTTNTSNLKLSGNIIGLTGKQSQPHTQQQQQLQQQQQQQHQHQLQQHHLQQQLQKQKLKHHLQQQQQQQQQQHQQGSVVTTTLSNGVGHHPGGGVFTSALNGGGLVKPSGGLTGGSGIPQQTATGTAGVPGQAPGSHIPPRYQPPPHPPGGILKNGYTNGHLKAAYQRPDGAQNGGLAYNGTKGYVGENVKRPPNPSRLLAPRQHIRFSNLPPLVNGGPAAVSQPTQAHQAAIAAHHQQQQIQTLHHLPPAPHARLSSESSSEDQTTSSTRSLQAHLAHAKASAVSGSSNATQQPATVPNGPSAGHIHHTTAIVHQSSQPNPSTNSNGTGSSSGPGHLKPPQQSHLPTATGVHHQQQQQQQPHPVHTLQHPSQSQQQSAQQQNQEMLKFVRKAESETSSTPTSSSGGGGGGGGRISALEQNRHFQNLLAELRALKEANQRLSDDNQELRDLCCFLDDDRQKGRKLAREWQRFGRYTASVMRQEVSAYQTKLRQLDDKQQELIRDNLELKELCLYLDEERNNTGGRTAVVCSSCGNSANAVPLRDDGDGSSSSTNADENLHNIAQFGRNGMDLNMRSTLSDQTLQYVRALETRIRQLEEERAVVLNNSATTPGTTTNGGGQVQVTTSSSSDPISGRPEAVVRALQVLEVREQLERERIGNTPPDQLDDGEKALVREMCNVVWRKLEDAPNTGIDQHV, from the exons ATGACAACGAATACTAGCAACCTGAAGCTATCTGGAAATATAATAGGTCTGACAGGCAAACAATCACAACCGCAcacccaacagcagcagcagctacagcagcagcagcagcaacagcaccaacaccaGTTACAGCAGCACCATCTTCAGCAGCAGTTGCAGAAACAGAAACTTAAGCACcatcttcaacaacaacagcagcagcagcagcaacaacaccagcaaggTTCGGTGGTGACCACCACACTATCGAACGGAGTCGGCCATCATCCCGGCGGTGGCGTGTTCACGTCCGCCCTCAATGGTGGCGGACTCGTGAAACCTTCTGGTGGACTGACCGGGGGTAGTGGAATCCCTCAGCAAACTGCAACCGGAACTGCCGGAGTTCCGGGGCAGGCACCAGGTAGTCACATTCCACCCCGCTATCAACCACCGCCCCATCCACCGGGTGGCATCCTTAAGAACGGCTACACGAACGGCCATCTGAAGGCGGCATATCAACGTCCGGACGGGGCACAAAACGGTGGACTTGCGTACAACGGCACCAAAGGATACGTGGGCGAAAACGTGAAGCGGCCGCCGAATCCGTCCCGCCTGCTAGCACCCCGTCAGCACATCCGTTTCTCGAATCTACCTCCACTGGTGAACGGTGGTCCTGCGGCCGTTAGTCAGCCGACCCAAGCGCACCAGGCTGCGATCGCTgcccatcatcagcagcaacagatcCAAACGCTTCACCATCTGCCGCCGGCACCGCACGCACGCCTCAGCTCGGAATCATCGTCCGAGGACCAGACGACCAGCTCGACGCGATCGTTACAGGCGCATCTGGCCCACGCCAAGGCATCGGCGGTAAGCGGATCGTCGAACGCCACGCAACAACCTGCCACCGTACCGAACGGACCGTCCGCCGGTCACATCCATCACACGACAGCGATAGTGCATCAAAGTAGTCAACCTAACCCCAGCACCAACTCGAACGGAACGGGCTCCTCCAGTGGGCCGGGGCATCTGAAACCTCCACAGCAGTCACATCTACCTACTGCCACCGGTgtacatcatcagcagcaacagcagcaacagcctCATCCGGTTCACACACTTCAACATCCGTCCCAGTCACAGCAGCAATCAGCCCAGCAGCAGAACCAGGAGATGCTGAAGTTTGTCCGGAAAGCAGAGTCCGAAACCTCCTCCACACCGACCTCGTCCAGcggtgggggtggtggtggaggtggacgCATCTCGGCACTGGAGCAGAATCGACATTTTCAG AATCTGCTGGCAGAGCTGAGGGCCCTGAAAGAGGCTAATCAGCGGTTAAGTGATGACAATCAGGAGCTGCGCGATCTTTGCTGTTTCTTGGACGATGATCGGCAGAAGGGACGCAAGCTGGCCCGAGAGTGGCAGAGGTTTGGCAGATACACGGCGAGCGTTATGCGACAGGAAGTCTCGGCTTATCAG ACAAAACTGAGACAGCTGGATGACAAGCAGCAGGAGTTGATTCGTGACAATCTGGAGCTTAAAGAGCTCTGTCTGTATTTGGACGAGGAACGGAACAATACAGGTGGTCGTACGGCGGTCGTCTGTTCCAGCTGCGGTAACTCGGCGAATGCCGTACCTTTGCGGGACGATGGTGATGGCAGCAGTTCGAGCACGAATGCGGACGAGAACCTGCACAACATCGCACAGTTTGGACGCAACGGAATG GATCTAAACATGCGATCGACTCTAAGCGATCAGACGCTCCAGTACGTGCGGGCCCTCGAGACTAGGATACGGCAGCTAGAGGAGGAACGAGCGGTAGTGCTGAACAACAGTGCGACAACGCCCGGCACAACCACGAACGGTGGTGGCCAGGTGCAGGTGACAACTTCTTCGTCCAGCGATCCAATTTCCGGACGTCCCGAGGCAGTCGTGCGGGCTCTGCAAGTGCTGGAAGTACGCGAACAGTTGGAACGAGAACGAATCGGCAACACACCACCGGATCAGCTGGACGACGGCGAGAAGGCACTGGTGCGCGAGATGTGCAATGTGGTGTGGCGTAAGCTGGAAGACGCTCCCAATACCGGTATCGATCAGCACGTCTAG
- the LOC128714193 gene encoding uncharacterized protein LOC128714193 codes for MNTPQTTTGKASTRKRRKRITSGLRSTLPLSLLTVLLGLVVGPSGCAGAPSLAAKSWPSMKTYDIWGSPTVTDGAGVRSGARSTDSFDPVSNRLNGSAATGSGARRRSRYSYGEPTGVASFYGDASRQRDDGTQTRRRSAKVLNFLPVPVDDECLSDDGRRTGMCMNVYECRIQGGTARGQCALGFGVCCVFVATCNEEIVNNITYFVSPAFPGIVPKDLGSCKLKIKLMNPDISQLKFDFIHFALGQPNRRTGVCEGDLFRLIGGISPFDLCGQNSGQHLYYDLSPKSRADEQIELEMNFASRSFAQRLWEIRVSQIPFSQRSPSGCMQYFTGTEGLIQTFNFAENGRYLANHNYRACIRQEKGMCSVSYEPCDDQSFRIGLPGSGPGQGSLGGGAGGGPLGGIAPSGSPGGPISGTGPFSDPSLADDPLAPAADIPVEPAPIADPIVEASPEAPAADLEPAADEPVPAEEEPEVAADEPAADEEGSGGGGFFDGFFPSFFSRSIFDDDDEVVKSPKRRKGRAMSKRDWQARQFEGINCLDRITLPCIVEDFIGVGMGDLPTCRPVHCGNSLCPPGVSPCRVETSVTPFRLGIHFGEGIDRGSPEDNLGACIRYNQIPCGG; via the exons ATGAACACACCGCAAACGACCACCGGAAAAGCTTCGACtcgaaagcgaaggaaaaggaTCACATCCGGTTTGAGGTCAACTCTTCCTTTGTCTTTGCTCACGGTACTTTTAGGTCTCGTGGTAGGACCGTCCGGCTGTGCCGGAGCACCGTCGCTCGCCGCCAAATCCTGGCCATCGATGAAGACGTACGACATTTGGGGATCTCCCACGGTCACGGACGGGGCGGGCGTACGGTCAGGGGCAAGGTCGACCGATTCCTTTGACCCAGTTTCGAACCGCCTCAATGGTTCCGCGGCAACCGGTTCCGGAGCTAGACGTCGAAGCCGGTACAGCTACGGCGAACCGACGGGTGTCGCTTCCTTCTATGGTGACGCAAGCCGGCAACGGGACGatggcacacaaacacgaagaCGTTCCGCGAAAG TGCTCAACTTCctaccggtgccggtggatGACGAGTGCCTGTCGGATGATGGCCGCCGGACGGGAATGTGCATGAACGTGTACGAGTGTCGCATACAGGGAGGAACTGCTCGAGGTCAGTGTGCACTCGGCtttggtgtgtgctgtgtgt TTGTTGCCACCTGTAACGAGGAGATAGTGAACAACATTACGTACTTTGTGTCGCCCGCTTTCCCCGGCATCGTGCCGAAAGATCTTGGAAGCTGCAAGCTTAAGATAAAGCTGATGAATCCCGACATTTCGCAGCTAAAGTttgatttcattcatttcgctTTG GGACAACCGAATCGACGTACGGGAGTGTGTGAAGGCGATCTGTTCAGGTTGATCGGAGGCATCAGCCCGTTTGACTTGTGTGGCCAGAACTCGGGCCAACATCTGTACTACGATCTGAGTCCGAAGAGTCGCGCCGACGAGCAGATCGAGCTGGAGATGAACTTTGCGTCGCGTTCGTTCGCCCAAAGGCTGTGGGAGATCCGTGTGTCACAGATACCATTCAGTCAACGTTCGCCGAGCGGTTGTATGCAGTACTTCACCGGCACCGAGGGTCTGATACAGACGTTTAACTTTGCGGAAAATGGACGCTACTTAGCCAACCACAACTATCGAGCATGTATTCGACAGGAGAAAGGAATGTGTTCGGTATCGTACGAACCTTGCGATGATCAGTCCTTCCGCATCGGGCTACCAGGTTCTGGACCAGGACAAGGATCGCTCGGAGGTGGAGCAGGAGGAGGCCCACTGGGTGGGATCGCACCGTCAGGCAGTCCTGGGGGACCCATCTCCGGAACGGGACCCTTCTCAGATCCATCTTTGGCGGACGATCCACTTGCACCAGCTGCCGACATCCCCGTGGAACCAGCTCCTATCGCCGATCCAATAGTGGAGGCATCTCCCGAAGCACCCGCAGCCGATTTAGAACCGGCCGCGGATGAACCAGTTCCGGCCGAGGAGGAACCCGAAGTAGCAGCCGACGAACCAGCAGCTGACGAGGAAGGGTCCGGTGGGGGTGGGTTCTTTGACGGGTTCTTCCCATCCTTTTTCTCCCGCAGCATCttcgacgacgatgatgaggtGGTGAAGAGTCCAAAACGACGCAAGGGTCGTGCTATGTCGAAACGGGACTGGCAAGCGCGACAGTTCGAGGGCATCAACTGTCTCGACCGAATAACGTTACCGTGCATCGTGGAAGACTTTATCGGGGTTGGTATGGGTGATCTACCCACCTGCCGGCCGGTACACTGTGGAAACTCACTATGTCCGCCGGGTGT